The Marivirga salinae DNA window TCCTACTATTAAAACCTTGAGGGCATTATTTGCAAAATCAGGTAATAGGTGTGCTTTTCCAAAATGTGACCATCCTTTAATAGATGAGGATCAAAACTTTATTGCACAAGTATGTCATATTGAGGACGCAATGCCAGGCGGTAGATTTAACGAGAACATAAGTAATGAGGAAGCAAGATTACATGATAACCTAATATTATTATGCTATAGACATCATATCAAAACCAATAATATTGAGAAATTTCCTGTTAAAAAGTTACGTGAAATTAAATCAAATCATGAATCTAAATTTTCCGAAACCTTTGGAGTTGAAGAAAGAACATTGATTAATATTTTCAACGACCTTAAAAGTATTAAAGATGATACAATAACTATAATTAAAACGCAGAATTTACAAAATGATAAATTAGATGAATTAAAATCACTATTGCTATCAAAACATCAAGAAGAAAATATCACAAAAAGCAATTATGTTGATGAAATCAATTCAATTTTAAAATTAAGGGATTCAAATAACCAAATTGCCGCTTTGAAACTTCTTAATGATTTTAAAAATAGTAAATGGGAAAAGCTTAATGAAATTGAAAAGTATAAATTGATTGCTAATATTGGTATTTGCCATTTGGATCTTAACAATATTAAAGAAGCAGCAAATTCATTTATAGAAGCTTTTAATTATAATCAAAAGAATGCTAAAGCTGCTGGATTTGCAGCTTTGGGATACTCTATTCTAGGTAAAACTGAAGCTGCAAGAGAAAAAATAAATCAAACCATCTTACTAGATCCAGATAATTCAAATGCCTATGTCGCCTTGATCAAAACCGAGATTGAAAATCTTAGTTTGGAGGAGCTCTTAATTAAAATACCTTTAAAAATCCGTGATACAGTGGAAGTGTCATTTGCATTGGGTGGATTTGCAAGGCATAAAAACGATTTTAAAGGAGCAATATATTGGTATCAAAATGCGACTGAGCTTGCAGTAAAAAATAAAGAAGATTTAAAAGCATCTTTGGCATCAACTATACTTGAATCTGTCACAAATCCTTCTTTGTTTTTGACTAATCAAATAGATAATGAAACAAAAAATAAAATTAATTATTGTATTGAATTACTTTCGGAATCATGGAGCGAATTTAAAGATTCAGATTTAAGAAAGTCTAGATCGTGGATTCTAATTAATAGAGGAATTGCTAAAAAATTTCTTGGAAATATAGAAGGAGCTTATGAAGATATCAAGCAGGCTAAATTAGAATCAGATAATAGCTATTTTGCAATTAGACATTTAGCTATTGTCTCTTTTGAAATGGATAAATTAGATCAATCTCTAGATTTATTTGACCAACTGAAAACATATGAAACGGAGGATGATAAAGATGAATTTAATATCGATATTTTTAGGTCAAGCGTCTTTCACAGAAAAAATGATTTCAAAAATGCAATACTCACGCTCAAAAATATCTTAAATGATGATATAAGTGAAATATCAAAAGTGCACGCTAAAGGAAATTTAATTTTAGCTTATTTAGCTTCAAACAACATTAACAAAGCAAAAGAATTAAGTTATCTAACAATCAAAGACCATCCAAAATATTTAAGAGGGTATATTGAAGCTTCTAAAGTCTTTATAAAATTAAATGACAAAAAAGAGGCTTTAAAAATTTTAGAACAAGGCTATGAATATTTGAACGATACTTCCAGTCACGTAGAAATCAAAGAATTTGCATTTCAGTATTCAATACTAGAAGAGCATAACAAGACAATTGAAATATTAGAGCCAATTATTAATCCTGAGATATACACGGAGTTAAGCAGGACATTATTAATGGCATATTATCATGCGGGCGAAACAGGTAAAGCGCTTAAACTATGCCAAGTAATAAGATCGAAAAATAGTCCGATAGACGTAATTGCGGATATGCAAAGTACTATATATGAATCAATAGGTGATTTATCAATGGCAATTGACGTCTGTGAAGAGTATTTGGACATATATCCAGACGATCAAAGAATTCAAATCCGATTGGCACTCCTTTATTATAAGATAAAGGAAAATAAGAAAGTAAAAGAAATCCTTGACAGCTTAAATATCTTGGGTGTCTTACCTTTAGATATTCAACATCAATTGGCTTACTTAAATATTTTGGTAGGCGAACTAAAAAGAGGTCTAAGTATAGCATTTGAAAATAGAAGAAACAATTATAATAATCCTGATGCTCACTTAAATTATATTAAGCTAGTTTCTGAATTCAACCAACTTGCCGAGCATGTTACAGAAACAGATGAAGTTAACATTGATACCGCAGTTAAAATCAAAAATGAGAATGACGAGATTTTAACCTATTATATTTTAAATGAATCTGAGAAACTCTTTACAAAAGAGCTTTTAATAACGGATCCATTTGCTCAATCTTTAATAGGGTCTAGAACTGGGAATGTAGTAGAAATAGACCAAGGTATCGGGGAACCTCAAAGGTTTGAAGTGGTAGGAGTTCTAAGTAAATATGTTTACGCTTATCAAGAAAGTATAGAATTAATAAAAAATAGATTCCCAACTTCAAAGGGGTTTAAGGTTTTTAATACAGGAAAAACTGGAGATATACGAAAAGATTTAAAACCTATTTTCGATTCCCTCGATCAATTGGAAAACTTTGATAACAAGCTTAGCCATTATTATAAACAAAGATTATTTACTATTGGAGCCTGTTCGGAATTAAAAGGTGAAAACCCCATAAAATTCTGGTCATATGTTATTAGTAACCATGAACTAGGACTGCATACTAAAATTTCTTTAAGAAGGAATTTTGTATTAGCTACTGAACTCATAGATAAAGAAGCTGGTATCGTCATTGATATTATAAGCCTTTTAACGTTAGCTTCAACATCTAATTTAGAATTACTTGAAGTAATCCCCAATATAAAAGTGCTCTCCCGTTCAACAATTGATTGTATTGACGAATTAGTCAGAGAAATAGATGGATTCAGATCTGATGGATATTTATTAGTTGGTAAACAAAAAGGTGAATATATTAAAGAGAAAGTTACAAAAGAACAGATAGAAAATAATAAGAAGCATTATCAGGGATTACTATCTTGGGCAGAAAATAATTGTGAAATATTGCCATGTAATGAAGCACTTACAATGAACGCATCAAAAAAAGACACTCTAAATAAAACAATAGGCAAACCTTTTATTGATTCAATTCTAATTGCAAAGGAACATGGTTATCTTTTTTTAGCAGAAGAAGAAACTTTAAGAGCAATAGCTTTGCAAGATTATCAAGTAAAAAGCTTTCCCACTTACGATTTACTTAATTTTAGTTTTAAGACGGGTACAATTAGTCTTGATTTATTTGATGAAGAAATTGTGGGACTAATTGGTTTAGGTTATAAGTATTTACCAGTTAACTCTGAAATATTGATGAAATGTGCTGAAAAAGCTGGTTATCAGCCAATCCCCCCTTTTGATCTCGCAATTAAAACTTTAGACTTTTCAATTAGTTCTGAAGATTCTTCTGTTCAAGTGTCAGCTGATTTCTTTTACATGTTGTATGCTTCAGTTTCTCTTCCAGAAATAAGACTAAAATTGATTGTCCCTATTCTGTATGTTTTAATTTATAGAAGGAATCCAGTTAAAGTACTTCGAAAATTATTAATTCAGATTGAAATCAAATTCAGCATTCTACAGAAGCAAAAGGATGAAATTCAATCTATTATTAGAGACTTTATTAAAGGTAAATATGGATAATACGTAATGTAAATTCCTTCTTACTAATGAGTCAGATGACTATTTAGATCCGATCATGCTAATGATTTAGGTTAAATGATGATTAGAAGTAAAAAATTCAAAGAATTGAAAATGGATCGGACAAAAGTGATAATATGGAGCCAGAATCACACCATATTAAGCTCACGCATGAAGTTGGTTAAATAAACATTTGAATTTGCCCTTTCAGAATCATACTGAATCTTTCATTTAAAATATTTCCAAGATGTAGAAGCATCAATTAATGGGACACCCCTAATTTTTGTCGATTTCATTAATATTTCATTGCAAGCTCCCATTCTTCCCAAAACAAGCATTGAAGCGATTAGTCCAGAATTATTGGTACCCATAAACTGTTTTGACTGACCTTAGACTCTCCAAATATTGTCAAAGTAAATGACCGATAAAATCCTATTTATCCAAAGTAACACGATTTTAGATATTCAATGGTCTTCCACCATTTATTTCTTCTATTTCAGGTTCATAAACAGTATCATCATCAGGTACGATACTAAAAATTACGTCAATATCAATGTATCGTATTTCATCAATAATGACTGGTTTCGTTTCCATAAAATTCCATTCCCTAGTGTCCTCATCTTTATACATATATTCTTCATCATCTATAATGATTTCCACTCGATAGTTTAACCAAACTTTCAGTTCAACGGATATGTAATCTTCTGATATGTTAGTAATACCATACTCTTCAATATCAGTTTCTACCTCAAGTATTGTTACATCGTGAACATCATAGTGATTAGAATATTCATAGTACTTTGAATCATCATCAAGTTGACGCTCAACCCATTCCTTTATTTCAAGTTGCAAGTTTTCAGAGTCATTAAAAATGATATCCTCAATTTGATCCAAACGCTTTTGGTGTTTATTGCCTTCTATAAGTTTTATTTTATCACTTAGGTACTGATCAAAGTCCTCAATAATTTCAAGGTGATTACTTTTGTAGTTTAGCATATCATTATCCTTTGAAAATGCTAAAACTTTAACTCCGTTTTCTTCTGCCCAGATTTCGACAGTCTTCAATGCGAATGCATCTGGGAATTCGCTTTTCTTACCTCCTGAACTAAAGGGAAACTTCTTTTCAAAGTAACTTTTAAAGATATCTCCGATGTTTAAAGTTGGATAATCAATTATTTCAAAATTTGACTGCGTTAATTTGTCACTCATGATGTCACGAAGCTCTTTCTTAAGTTGTATAGTATCGAAAGGTTCAAATTTGCTTGAAAGAGAAGGTATATTTCTTAAAATTCGAGTGTCATTTCTATATTTTTTAAACTGTTGCCCAGCTTCATTAATATTCTTTGTAATTCGGTTTAAGATTTCATCATAAGTTAATTGCGGTAGCACTACTTTAATTTCCTCTCTTTCTGCTAATTTGTATACTTCTTTTATTCTTTTACTCTCCAAAAAGTTATTAGCCTCAAAAATTGAGGTATCTATGAAAATTGTGTCCATAATTTCTTTCTTATGTGTAGTAATGACCAGATATCATCTGTTAATTATACGTTTTAAATATCGGGTAAAATATCCCATGACACAAGCCTTTGCGAATCGCTCTGATCGCATATTCATTTTTAGCGTTTTTAAGAACATTTACATGTAGAATTGAGCCATCACACCGCCAATTAAATCGTCAAACGTTAGTATCTCTAATTCACGATAATCACTTTCTATTTCTTTCCATTCATCAATACTAAAGTTCCATCTTCGTCCAACTACAAGAATTCTTTTTGGATTATGTACTTTAATTTGATATTTCTCTTCTACCCATCTTCTGTTATTTGGATCTTCAAAGTAGGTTCTGTAATTCCTTGTTTG harbors:
- a CDS encoding PIN domain-containing protein — encoded protein: MINIFNDLKSIKDDTITIIKTQNLQNDKLDELKSLLLSKHQEENITKSNYVDEINSILKLRDSNNQIAALKLLNDFKNSKWEKLNEIEKYKLIANIGICHLDLNNIKEAANSFIEAFNYNQKNAKAAGFAALGYSILGKTEAAREKINQTILLDPDNSNAYVALIKTEIENLSLEELLIKIPLKIRDTVEVSFALGGFARHKNDFKGAIYWYQNATELAVKNKEDLKASLASTILESVTNPSLFLTNQIDNETKNKINYCIELLSESWSEFKDSDLRKSRSWILINRGIAKKFLGNIEGAYEDIKQAKLESDNSYFAIRHLAIVSFEMDKLDQSLDLFDQLKTYETEDDKDEFNIDIFRSSVFHRKNDFKNAILTLKNILNDDISEISKVHAKGNLILAYLASNNINKAKELSYLTIKDHPKYLRGYIEASKVFIKLNDKKEALKILEQGYEYLNDTSSHVEIKEFAFQYSILEEHNKTIEILEPIINPEIYTELSRTLLMAYYHAGETGKALKLCQVIRSKNSPIDVIADMQSTIYESIGDLSMAIDVCEEYLDIYPDDQRIQIRLALLYYKIKENKKVKEILDSLNILGVLPLDIQHQLAYLNILVGELKRGLSIAFENRRNNYNNPDAHLNYIKLVSEFNQLAEHVTETDEVNIDTAVKIKNENDEILTYYILNESEKLFTKELLITDPFAQSLIGSRTGNVVEIDQGIGEPQRFEVVGVLSKYVYAYQESIELIKNRFPTSKGFKVFNTGKTGDIRKDLKPIFDSLDQLENFDNKLSHYYKQRLFTIGACSELKGENPIKFWSYVISNHELGLHTKISLRRNFVLATELIDKEAGIVIDIISLLTLASTSNLELLEVIPNIKVLSRSTIDCIDELVREIDGFRSDGYLLVGKQKGEYIKEKVTKEQIENNKKHYQGLLSWAENNCEILPCNEALTMNASKKDTLNKTIGKPFIDSILIAKEHGYLFLAEEETLRAIALQDYQVKSFPTYDLLNFSFKTGTISLDLFDEEIVGLIGLGYKYLPVNSEILMKCAEKAGYQPIPPFDLAIKTLDFSISSEDSSVQVSADFFYMLYASVSLPEIRLKLIVPILYVLIYRRNPVKVLRKLLIQIEIKFSILQKQKDEIQSIIRDFIKGKYG
- a CDS encoding PIN domain-containing protein; this translates as MDTIFIDTSIFEANNFLESKRIKEVYKLAEREEIKVVLPQLTYDEILNRITKNINEAGQQFKKYRNDTRILRNIPSLSSKFEPFDTIQLKKELRDIMSDKLTQSNFEIIDYPTLNIGDIFKSYFEKKFPFSSGGKKSEFPDAFALKTVEIWAEENGVKVLAFSKDNDMLNYKSNHLEIIEDFDQYLSDKIKLIEGNKHQKRLDQIEDIIFNDSENLQLEIKEWVERQLDDDSKYYEYSNHYDVHDVTILEVETDIEEYGITNISEDYISVELKVWLNYRVEIIIDDEEYMYKDEDTREWNFMETKPVIIDEIRYIDIDVIFSIVPDDDTVYEPEIEEINGGRPLNI